A single region of the Brachypodium distachyon strain Bd21 chromosome 3, Brachypodium_distachyon_v3.0, whole genome shotgun sequence genome encodes:
- the LOC100843981 gene encoding DAR GTPase 2, mitochondrial, whose protein sequence is MAATAAAEAFSRRLGAAVRGLSGAWYGRHMAAADRAIRARLPLVDLVLEVRDARIPATSAFEPLRRRSQEDLDGRRIVALNKADLADPSETQKWVAFMKQRGCSSVAINSHSRESIKELLNVVRSKIREIKLGENDCTGTVLLVGIPNVGKSAIINAMHQIGRIGAAEKGKLKHAIVSSHPGETRDISGYKVASHPNIYVLDTPGILCRTFASDECGPRLALTGAIKDSLLEEHDIAKFLLALLNLRKEYRDWDNLNRMGDKSCLADGTSGRSQHTKRQYSSDHTQDFIVKAVRQVLFETTVSFQGDLGNENELRRLVDSQFTSLQNAFRLSAESSEDMNKRVAIKLLNLYRTGRLGHYTLDHVPEVRHEVVA, encoded by the exons ATGGCAgcaacagcggcggcggaggccttCTCGCGCCGCCTGGGCGCGGCCGTGCGCGGCCTCTCCGGCGCGTGGTACGGCCGCcacatggccgccgccgaccgcgccatCCGCGCCCGCCTCCCCCTCGTCGACCTCGTCCTCGAGGTCCGCGACGCCCGC ATTCCCGCCACCTCGGCCTTCGAGcctcttcgccgccgctcccaGGAGGACCTCGACGGGCGCCGGATCGTCGCGCTCAACAAGGCCGACCTAGCAGACCCGTCCGAAACCCAG AAGTGGGTGGCGTTCATGAAGCAAAGGGGCTGCTCCTCCGTCGCCATTAATTCACACAGCAGGGAAAGCATCAAGGAG CTGTTGAATGTTGTGCGGTCGAAGATCAGGGAGATCAAGCTAGGGGAGAATGATTGCACCGGAACTGTTCTCTTGGTTGGTATCCCTAATGTTGGCAAGTCAGCCATCATCAATGCCATGCATCAAATTGGGAGGATTGGGGCAGCAG AGAAGGGAAAACTCAAGCATGCCATTGTCAGCAGCCACCCTGGAGAAACCAGGGACATAAGTGGATATAAG GTTGCTAGCCATCCCAATATATATGTGTTAGACACACCTGGCATTCTATGTCGTACATTTGCTAGTGATGAATGTGGTCCCAGGCTAGCTCTGACAG GAGCAATTAAGGATTCCTTGTTAGAAGAGCATGATATTGCAAAATTTCTTCTTGCACTTCTGAACTTAAGGAAGGAATACAGGGATTGGGACAACCTAAATCGAATGGGTGATAAATCTTGTCTGGCTGATGGAACGTCCGGTAGGAGTCAACATACTAAAAGGCAGTATTCTTCAGATCATACCCAG GATTTTATTGTTAAAGCTGTTCGCCAAGTGCTTTTTGAGACTACTGTATCTTTCCAGGGAGATTTAGGAAATGAGAATGAATTAAGAAGATTGGTAGACAGCCAGTTTACATCCTTGCAGAATGCTTTCAGGCTTTCTGCTGAATCCAGTGAGGATATGAATAAGCGTGTTGCTATTAAATTACTCAATCTCTATCGAACGGGAAGGCTTGGCCATTATACATTAGACCATGTTCCAGAGGTCAGGCATGAAGTAGTTGCATAA
- the LOC100843368 gene encoding NAC domain-containing protein 72 — MGTMTLPPGFRFHPTDDELVGYYLKRRVDNLKIELEVIPVIDLYKFEPWELPEKSFLPKKDLEWFFFVPRDRKYPNGSRTNRATTTGYWKATGKDRKVSCDGGAVCGVRKTLVFYRGRAPGGERTDWVMHEYRLCQDLSLHGASVFLGAYALCRVVKRSEAGLINGDAAAKAMVPAVAGKGARMSKVASSSSLVTADHQQPSNGSSPFTPSPTRLDIIGGGGGTESWRDMAPAPLCFPPQQEDAAFFVGGTGDLLFPSAAGECDPFIFGDIGGGGGALIPENELRWDNFPSTNNGFPATGGFMPSSGAGELWNPAPPNAGGAPLLCRQASDGIDDLTAWFSPVDENMVVF; from the exons ATGGGGACCATGACGCTGCCGCCCGGGTTCCGGTTCCACCCCACCGACGACGAGTTAGTCGGGTACTACCTCAAGAGGAGGGtggacaacctcaagatcgaGCTCGAGGTCATCCCTGTCATTGATCTCTACAAGTTCGAGCCATGGGAGTTACCAG AGAAGTCCTTCTTGCCGAAGAAGGATCTGGAGTGGTTCTTCTTCGTGCCGCGGGACCGCAAGTACCCGAACGGGTCGCGCACGAACCGGGCGACGACCACGGGGTACTGGAAGGCCACGGGCAAGGACCGCAAGGTCTCctgcgatggcggcgccgtgTGCGGGGTGAGGAAGACGCTGGTGTTCTACCGGGGCCGGGCccccggcggcgagcgcaCCGACTGGGTCATGCACGAGTACCGCCTCTGCCAGGACCTCTCCCTCCACGGCGCCTccgtcttcctcggcgcctACGCGCTCTGCCGCGTCGTCAAGAGGAGCGAGGCCGGCCTCATCAatggcgacgcggcggcgaaggcgatggttccggcggtggcggggaaGGGGGCGAGGATGAGCAAAGTGGCTAGCAGCTCGTCTCTGGTCACCGCCGACCACCAGCAGCCGAGCAATGGGTCCTCGCCCTTCACGCCGAGCCCAACTCGTCTGGAcatcatcggcggcggcggcgggaccgAATCCTGGCGCGACATGGCCCCCGCGCCTCTGTGCTTCCCGCCGCAGCAGGaggacgccgccttcttcgtcGGCGGCACCGGCGACTTGTTGTTCCCCAGCGCGGCAGGAGAGTGCGATCCCTTCATCTTCGGCGacattggcggcggcggcggcgcattGATCCCGGAAAACGAGCTCAGATGGGACAACTTCCCCTCCACCAACAACGGCTTCCCCGCCACAGGGGGCTTCATGCCCTCCTCAGGCGCGGGGGAGCTCTGGAacccggcgccgccgaacgCCGGCGGGGCGCCGCTGCTGTGCAGGCAGGCCAGCGACGGCATCGACGACCTGACGGCGTGGTTCTCGCCGGTGGACGAGAACATGGTGGTCTTCTGA
- the LOC100833188 gene encoding aluminum-activated malate transporter 12: MACTLHSSSNKNSLQILTEKVKEISRIPASWGAYAWSIGKEDQRRGIHALKVGTALTLVSLLYILEPLFKGVGKNAMWAVITVVVVLEFTAGATICKGLNRGFGTVMAASLAFIIELVAVRSGKIFRGVFIGSSVFLIGFAATYLRFFPSIKKNYDYGVVIFLLTFNLITVSSFRQDDVLPLARDRLSTIAIGCAICLFMSLFVLPNWSGEDLHSCTVRKFEGLARSVEACVDEYFRDQDKDDNILDKQASRASIHTGYRAVLDSKSSDENLAHYASWEPRHSMHCYSYPWQKYVKLGSVLRHFAYTVAALHGCLESEIQTPTSVRSLFRNPCTRVAREVAKVLQELAVSIRNHHRCAPDVLSDHLHEALQDLNSAIRAQPRLFLGAKHGSTNSRMLMELNSSKHTTSRTTLPSFKTDTASLLERKNMKADQPPERNERGTLGRTLSKIAITSLEFSEALPFAAFASLLVEMVVRLELVIEEVKDLERSANFKEFMEYDHLTIDLTCKEEKKNNSSVPLGSHTVSTAAE; the protein is encoded by the exons GAGAGGCATTCATGCTCTCAAGGTTGGGACGGCTCTCACACTGGTCTCGCTCCTGTATATACTAGAACCATTGTTCAAAGGAGTGGGAAAGAATGCAATGTGGGCTGTCATTACAGTTGTTGTCGTGCTCGAATTTACTGCAG GTGCAACCATATGCAAAGGTCTGAATAGAGGATTTGGAACAGTCATGGCAGCATCTCTAGCATTTATCATTGAACTTGTAGCAGTAAGATCTGGAAAAATTTTCCGTGGTGTTTTCATCGGCTCTTCAGTCTTCCTAATAG GATTTGCTGCAACGTATTTGAGATTCTTCCCATCCATTAAGAAGAACTATGATTACGGGGTGGTGATTTTTCTGCTAACCTTCAATCTGATAACCGTCTCAAGCTTCCGCCAAGATGATGTGCTGCCACTAGCACGAGATCGCTTGAGTACAATTGCCATAGGGTGTGCAATATGTCTCTTTATGAGCCTCTTTGTATTGCCAAACTGGTCAGGAGAGGACCTCCACAGCTGTACTGTGCGCAAATTTGAAGGATTAGCAAGATCAGTTGAAG CTTGTGTTGATGAGTATTTCCGAGATCAAGACAAGGATGATAATATTCTTGATAAGCAGGCATCAAGAGCTTCCATTCATACTGGTTATAGAGCAGTCCTAGACTCAAAATCAAGTGATGAGAACCTA GCACACTATGCAAGTTGGGAGCCAAGACACTCAATGCATTGTTACAGTTACCCATGGCAAAAGTATGTGAAACTTGGATCTGTGCTTAGGCATTTCGCATATACTGTTGCTGCACTTCATGGATGTCTAGAATCTGAAATTCAG ACTCCGACGTCTGTCAGATCACTCTTTCGAAATCCATGCACTAGAGTAGCACGAGAAGTGGCCAAGGTTCTACAAGAGCTTGCAGTGAGCATAAGAAATCACCATCGTTGTGCCCCGGATGTGCTGTCTGATCATCTTCATGAAGCACTACAAGATCTAAACTCAGCAATACGGGCACAACCACGCCTCTTTCTTGGTGCAAAACATGGATCTACAAATAGTCGTATGCTAATGGAATTGAATTCTAGTAAGCATACCACCTCAAGAACTACTCTGCCTTCATTCAAGACTGATACAGCATCACTAttagaaaggaaaaacatgAAAGCAGATCAACCACCAGAACGCAATGAGAGGGGCACATTAGGACGGACGCTAAGTAAGATAGCCATCACAAGCCTCGAGTTTTCTGAAGCACTTCCATTCGCTGCTTTTGCTTCATTACTTGTAGAAATGGTAGTACGACTGGAGCTAGTTATTGAGGAAGTGAAGGATCTGGAAAGGTCCGCAAACTTTAAAGAGTTCATGGAGTATGATCATCTGACCATCGATCTCACTtgcaaggaggagaagaaaaacaatagCAGTGTTCCGTTAGGCAGCCACACAGTTTCTACTGCAGCTGAATAA
- the LOC100832569 gene encoding serine/threonine-protein kinase BSK2, whose amino-acid sequence MGCFQSKPAGKPLPPDADAALPADDPADPEAANGVDGPAGVAEGDEKDGGAAAAKRAVPVFREFGLAELRAATKGFSADLIVSESGEKAPNVVYRGRLDGGRLIAVKRFSRLSWPDPQQFLAEAGGVGKVRHKRLVNLIGCCAEGDERLLVAEYMPNDTLSKHLFHWDKQPLPWEMRLRVAHYIAQALDHCNAENRKIYHDLNAYRVLFDEEGDPRLSSFGLMKNSRDGKSYSTNLAYTPPEFLRTGRVIAESVIYSYGTVLLDLLSGKHIPPSHALDLIRGKNILLLMDSSLEGQYANEDASKLVDLASKCLQFEARDRPNIKYLLSSVGPLQKQKEVASHVLMGITKTTSVLPTILSPLGKACAGMDLTAVHDILLKTGYKDDEGAENELSFQEWTQQVQEMLNTKKFGDISFRDKDFKSAIDYYTKLVGMMSVPSATVFARRSFSYLMNGQSELALRDAMQAQVCMPEWPTAFYLQALALSKLGMETDAQDMLNDGATFEAKKQNSWRG is encoded by the exons ATGGGGTGTTTCCAGTCCAAGCCGGCGGGGAAGCCGCTGCcgcccgacgccgacgccgccctccccgccgacgacccCGCAGATCCCG AGGCGGCGAACGGCGTGGATGGGCCCGCGGGGGTCGCGGAGGGGGACGAGAaggatggcggcgcggcggcggccaagcgGGCGGTGCCGGTCTTCAGGGAGTTCGGGCTCGCCGAGCTGCGCGCCGCCACCAAGGGCTTCAGCGCCGACCTCATCGTCTCCGAGAGCGGCGAGAAGGCGCCCAACGTCGTCTACCGGGGCCGACtcgacggcggccgcctcATTGCCGTCAAGCGCTTCTCCCGCCTCTCCTGGCCCGACCCGCAGCAGTTCCTC gcggaggcgggcggcgtgggGAAGGTGCGGCACAAGCGCCTCGTCAACCTCATCGGCTGCTGCGCGGAGGGCGACGAGAGGCTGCTCGTCGCCGAGTACATGCCCAACGACACCTTGTCCAAGCACCTCTTCCACT GGGATAAGCAGCCATTGCCATGGGAAATGCGGTTGAGGGTTGCACATTACATTGCACAAGCACTCGACCATTGCAATGCAGAGAACCGGAAAATCTATCATGACTTGAATGCTTATAGGGTACTTTTTGATGAG GAAGGTGATCCTCGCTTGTCAAGTTTTGGACTAATGAAGAACAGTCGTGACGGGAAAAGTTATAGCACCAACCTGGCTTACACCCCACCAGAGTTTCTACGAACCG GCCGAGTCATCGCTGAGAGTGTGATATATAGTTACGGAACGGTTCTCTTGGATCTGTTGAGTGGGAAACACATTCCTCCTAGTCAT GCGCTTGATTTGATAAGAGGAAAGAATATACTGTTATTGATGGATTCCTCCTTAGAAGGGCAATATGCTAATGAAGATGCTTCAAAATTAGTAGATCTTGCATCAAAATGTTTACAGTTTGAAGCTAGGGACAGACCCAATATAAAGTATCTATTGTCTTCTGTTGGGCCTCTTCAGAAGCAAAAGGAG GTGGCATCACATGTGTTGATGGGCATTACAAAAACCACGTCAGTCTTACCAACTATTCTTTCTCCACTTGGGAAGGCCTGTGCTGGTATGGACCTTACAGCAGTACACGATATATTGCTCAAAACAGGTTACAAAGACGACGAAGGTGCAGAAAATGAG TTGTCCTTTCAAGAATGGACTCAGCAAGTGCAAGAGATGCTGAACACAAAGAAGTTTGGTGATATTTCATTTAGAGATAAGGATTTCAAGAGTGCAATTGACTACTATACGAAG CTAGTTGGAATGATGTCAGTGCCTTCAGCTACAGTTTTTGCAAGGCGGAGTTTCTCCTACCTGATGAATGGGCAGTCGGAGCTTGCTCTGCGGGACGCAATGCAGGCTCAGGTCTGCATGCCTGAATGGCCTACCGCATTCTACCTCCAAGCCCTTGCTCTCTCAAAGCTAGGCATGGAAACTGACGCGCAGGACATGCTCAACGACGGAGCCACTTTTGAGGCCAAGAAGCAAAACAGCTGGCGTGGTTAG